A genome region from Primulina eburnea isolate SZY01 chromosome 9, ASM2296580v1, whole genome shotgun sequence includes the following:
- the LOC140842138 gene encoding transcription factor SPEECHLESS-like, with protein sequence MDREGNTSDFFGESAFSEANNVYNAASPDDIFSILEALDSGSDHQTEFSALNNGGEDSKESFEFQTVSAGYSPSLSGFWESEAEAEAEAVAASPKPKRQKLNAATASSNSGEGQERISHITVERNRRKQMNGNLSVLRSLMPCFYVKGGDQASIIGGVVNYINELQQVLRSLEAKKQRKAYNEVLSPRPSPLSPRKPPLSPRLGVPISPRTPQSSSPYKPLLHSNQSYYLNSPSLPSPVDRSPCNSSTSSINDSVNELVASSKSAVAEVEVKFSGPNLLLSTMSIRIPGQVVKIISALEELALEILKVSISTVDETMLNSFTIKIGIECQLSAEELAHQIQQTFC encoded by the exons ATGGACCGTGAGGGTAATACATCCGATTTCTTCGGGGAATCTGCGTTCAGTGAAGCTAATAATGTCTACAACGCCGCTTCCCCGGACGATATTTTCAGTATTCTCGAGGCTTTGGACAGTGGTTCTGATCATCAAACGGAATTTTCAGCCTTAAACAATGGTGGAGAAGACAGCAAAGAAAGCTTCGAGTTTCAAACAGTTTCTGCAGGTTATTCTCCTTCTTTAAGTGGTTTTTGGGAATCCGAAGCCGAGGCCGAGGCCGAAGCTGTGGCTGCGTCTCCGAAACCGAAGAGACAAAAGTTGAATGCTGCGACAGCATCTTCTAATTCTGGAGAAGGGCAGGAGAGAATATCACACATTACTGTGGAGAGGAACCGTAGGAAGCAAATGAATGGGAATCTCTCCGTGCTTCGGTCTTTGATGCCTTGCTTTTATGTCAAAGGG gGTGACCAAGCCTCAATAATTGGAGGAGTAGTGAATTACATCAACGAGTTGCAACAAGTTCTCCGTTCCCTTGAAGCCAAGAAGCAAAGAAAAGCCTACAATGAAGTGTTGAGCCCGAGACCCTCGCCCTTGAGCCCACGAAAACCACCATTGAGCCCGAGGTTAGGCGTCCCTATAAGCCCGAGGACCCCTCAATCAAGCAGCCCGTACAAGCCTTTGCTGCACAGTAACCAATCATATTATCTCAACTCACCGTCTCTTCCAAGCCCCGTGGACCGATCTCCATGCAATTCGTCGACTTCATCGATCAACGACAGTGTTAATGAACTTGTGGCAAGTTCAAAATCAGCTGTAGCCGAAGTTGAGGTGAAGTTCTCGGGCCCGAACCTGCTACTCAGTACAATGTCCATTCGTATTCCAGGCCAGGTGGTGAAGATCATCTCGGCCCTGGAAGAACTTGCGCTGGAAATCCTCAAAGTGAGCATCAGCACAGTCGATGAAACAATGCTGAATTCTTTCACCATTAAG ATTGGAATTGAGTGCCAACTTAGTGCAGAAGAATTGGCTCATCAAATTCAACAGACGTTCTGCTAA